The following are from one region of the Mangifera indica cultivar Alphonso chromosome 14, CATAS_Mindica_2.1, whole genome shotgun sequence genome:
- the LOC123195609 gene encoding guanosine nucleotide diphosphate dissociation inhibitor 2-like isoform X2: MASRLNFRCWVLHMDRNDYYGGESTSLNLNQLWKRFRGNDPPPTHLGSSRDYNVDMIPKFIMANGTLVRVLIHTDVTKYLYFKAVDGSFVYNKGKVHKVPANDMEALKSPLMGIFEKRRASKFFVYVQNYDENDPKTHEGMDLTRVTTKEIIVKYGLDDNTIDFIGHAIALHRDDRYLHEPALDTVKRMKLYVESVLHFQGGSPYIYPLYGLGELPQAFARLSAVYGGTYMLNKPECKVEFDDEGKVVGVTSEGETAKCKKVVCDPSYLPSKVRKVGRVARAIAIMSHPIPNTNDSHSVQLILPQKQLGRRSDMYLFCCSYSHNVAPKGKFIAFVSTEAETDNPEIELKPGVDLLGPVDEIFFEVLNRYEPVNEPSLDNCFISTSYDATTHFESTVTDVLNIYTMITGKVLDLTVDLSAASAAEE, encoded by the exons GTTCTGCACATGGATAGGAATGACTATTATGGAGGAGAATCAACATCTCTAAATCTCAATCAG CTTTGGAAGAGGTTCAGGGGAAATGACCCACCTCCAACACACTTGGGCTCTAGCAGGGATTATAATGTTGACATGATTCCCAAG TTCATAATGGCAAATGGAACTCTTGTACGTGTCCTCATCCATACTGATGTTACAAAGTATTTATACTTCAAAGCTGTGGATGGCAGTTTTGTCTATAACAAAGGAAAg GTTCATAAGGTGCCGGCAAATGATATGGAGGCACTCAAATCACCACTCATGGGTATATTTGAAAAGCGCCGTGCTAGCAAATTTTTTGTCTATGTTCAAAATTATGATGAAAACGACCCCAAAACACATGAGGGAATGGACTTGACACGAGTGACAACTAAAGAGATAATTGT CAAATATGGTCTTGATGACAACACTATTGACTTCATTGGCCATGCAATAGCCCTTCATAGAGATGATCGTTACTTACATGAGCCTGCTCTAGATACTGTGAAGCGGATGAAG TTGTATGTGGAGTCTGTTTTACATTTTCAAGGAGGGTCGCCATACATTTATCCTCTTTATGGGTTGGGAGAGCTGCCCCAG GCATTTGCACGACTTAGTGCTGTTTATGGTGGGACATATATGTTGAATAAACCTGAGTGCAAG GTAGAGTTCGACGATGAAGGCAAAGTTGTGGGTGTCACTTCAGAAGGGGAAACTGCTAAGTGCAAGAAAGTTGTTTGTGATCCTTCCTACCTGCCCAGcaaa GTGAGGAAGGTTGGCAGGGTTGCAAGAGCAATTGCCATTATGAGCCACCCTATCCCAAATACCAATGATTCTCATTCAGTGCAGCTTATCCTGCCACAAAAACAGTTGGGTCGCAGATCAGACAT GTACCTTTTCTGCTGTTCATACTCTCACAATGTTGCTCCCAAGGGAAAATTCATTGCATTTGTGTCAACAGAGGCAGAGACTGATAACCCTGAGATTGAATTGAAGCCTGGGGTCGATCTTTTAGGTCCTGTTGATGAAATATTCTTTGAGGTTCTTAACAGATATGAGCCAGTCAATGAACCTTCTTTGGACAATTGCTTTATATCAACA AGTTATGATGCTACAACTCACTTTGAGTCAACTGTAACAGATGTGCTCAACATATATACCATGATTACTGGAAag GTTCTTGACCTGACTGTGGATCTAAGTGCTGCCAGTGCTGCAGAAGAGTGA
- the LOC123195609 gene encoding guanosine nucleotide diphosphate dissociation inhibitor 2-like isoform X1: MDEEYDVIVLGTGLKECILSGLLSVDGLKVLHMDRNDYYGGESTSLNLNQLWKRFRGNDPPPTHLGSSRDYNVDMIPKFIMANGTLVRVLIHTDVTKYLYFKAVDGSFVYNKGKVHKVPANDMEALKSPLMGIFEKRRASKFFVYVQNYDENDPKTHEGMDLTRVTTKEIIVKYGLDDNTIDFIGHAIALHRDDRYLHEPALDTVKRMKLYVESVLHFQGGSPYIYPLYGLGELPQAFARLSAVYGGTYMLNKPECKVEFDDEGKVVGVTSEGETAKCKKVVCDPSYLPSKVRKVGRVARAIAIMSHPIPNTNDSHSVQLILPQKQLGRRSDMYLFCCSYSHNVAPKGKFIAFVSTEAETDNPEIELKPGVDLLGPVDEIFFEVLNRYEPVNEPSLDNCFISTSYDATTHFESTVTDVLNIYTMITGKVLDLTVDLSAASAAEE, from the exons GTTCTGCACATGGATAGGAATGACTATTATGGAGGAGAATCAACATCTCTAAATCTCAATCAG CTTTGGAAGAGGTTCAGGGGAAATGACCCACCTCCAACACACTTGGGCTCTAGCAGGGATTATAATGTTGACATGATTCCCAAG TTCATAATGGCAAATGGAACTCTTGTACGTGTCCTCATCCATACTGATGTTACAAAGTATTTATACTTCAAAGCTGTGGATGGCAGTTTTGTCTATAACAAAGGAAAg GTTCATAAGGTGCCGGCAAATGATATGGAGGCACTCAAATCACCACTCATGGGTATATTTGAAAAGCGCCGTGCTAGCAAATTTTTTGTCTATGTTCAAAATTATGATGAAAACGACCCCAAAACACATGAGGGAATGGACTTGACACGAGTGACAACTAAAGAGATAATTGT CAAATATGGTCTTGATGACAACACTATTGACTTCATTGGCCATGCAATAGCCCTTCATAGAGATGATCGTTACTTACATGAGCCTGCTCTAGATACTGTGAAGCGGATGAAG TTGTATGTGGAGTCTGTTTTACATTTTCAAGGAGGGTCGCCATACATTTATCCTCTTTATGGGTTGGGAGAGCTGCCCCAG GCATTTGCACGACTTAGTGCTGTTTATGGTGGGACATATATGTTGAATAAACCTGAGTGCAAG GTAGAGTTCGACGATGAAGGCAAAGTTGTGGGTGTCACTTCAGAAGGGGAAACTGCTAAGTGCAAGAAAGTTGTTTGTGATCCTTCCTACCTGCCCAGcaaa GTGAGGAAGGTTGGCAGGGTTGCAAGAGCAATTGCCATTATGAGCCACCCTATCCCAAATACCAATGATTCTCATTCAGTGCAGCTTATCCTGCCACAAAAACAGTTGGGTCGCAGATCAGACAT GTACCTTTTCTGCTGTTCATACTCTCACAATGTTGCTCCCAAGGGAAAATTCATTGCATTTGTGTCAACAGAGGCAGAGACTGATAACCCTGAGATTGAATTGAAGCCTGGGGTCGATCTTTTAGGTCCTGTTGATGAAATATTCTTTGAGGTTCTTAACAGATATGAGCCAGTCAATGAACCTTCTTTGGACAATTGCTTTATATCAACA AGTTATGATGCTACAACTCACTTTGAGTCAACTGTAACAGATGTGCTCAACATATATACCATGATTACTGGAAag GTTCTTGACCTGACTGTGGATCTAAGTGCTGCCAGTGCTGCAGAAGAGTGA